The following proteins are co-located in the Apis mellifera strain DH4 linkage group LG9, Amel_HAv3.1, whole genome shotgun sequence genome:
- the LOC107965005 gene encoding keratin-associated protein 19-2 → MKIALIVLVTMLAGAIAYPAHPAAAEQGAAPEEQEGPVSRPIREANPDPHHRHFGGFGGFGGYGGYGGYGGYGGYGGYGGLPIGGFGSSHSSAGAISSPFGSAAFASSKSGGFGR, encoded by the exons ATGAAGATCGCGCTAATCGTTCTGGTTACGATGTTGGCCGGCGCCATCGCATACCCTGCTCACCCTGCCGCCGCAGAACAGGGCGCTGCTCCCGAGGAACAAG AGGGTCCAGTGTCGAGGCCGATCAGAGAGGCAAATCCAGATCCTCACCACCGTCATTTCGGTGGATTCGGTGGATTCGGTGGATACGGTGGATACGGTGGATACGGTGGATATGGCGGATACGGTGGATACGGTGGTCTTCCCATAGGCGGCTTCGGGAGTTCTCACAGCTCCGCTGGTGCTATTAGCTCTCCCTTCGGAAGCGCTGCTTTTGCCAGCTCAAAGTCTGG AGGCTTTGGACGATGA
- the LOC102656497 gene encoding uncharacterized protein LOC102656497, with translation MKFSAITLLLIVLQVHYGSFAKLESKENRTEVDQQRSARVHRVSDREFTGNEDSQLKNAIKDIVIKQAVLLGSEEIEKFLTDFPNLSNLVQHETQLFKELNMILMELVRDGTVTLKNIDHTINEMMGMSVSQTSVKPVTKNDNLGNLSNSLEQLGSQENESRENSRLPVSRIESMNEQELRKVKNVAQTLDNVMMEIQKHVTFVRSVFDRLCRKHHSASSNQSNSNDVGKFASMNQPKKVSIF, from the exons atgaagtttTCCGCGATCACGTTGCTGTTAATCGTCCTACAA GTACATTATGGTTCCTTTGCCAAATTAGAATCTAAAG AAAATCGAACGGAGGTCGATCAACAGAGGAGCGCTAGGGTTCATCGGGTGTCCGACCGCGAGTTCACCGGAAATGAAGATTCTCAGTTGAAGAACGCCATTAAGGATATCGTGATCAAGCAGGCCGTTCTATTGGGAAGCGAGGAGATCGAGAAATTTCTCACGGATTTTCCTAATTTGAGCAATCTCGTGCAACACGAG ACCCAATTGTTCAAGGAATTGAACATGATCCTGATGGAGCTGGTTCGAGACGGAACCGTCACATTGAAGAACATCGACCACACGATCAACGAGATGATGGGGATGAGCGTGTCACAGACTTCCGTCAAACCTGTAACAAAGAACGACAATCTGggaaatctttcaaattcgTTAGAACAATTGGGTAGCCAAGAGAACGAGAGTCGGGAGAATTCGA GACTTCCGGTCTCACGGATCGAATCGATGAACGAACAGGAGCTGAGGAAGGTGAAGAACGTGGCCCAGACTCTGGACAACGTGATGATGGAGATCCAGAAACACGTGACTTTCGTTCGAAGCGTTTTTGACAGGCTTTGCAG GAAGCATCATTCCGCGTCGTCGAATCAATCGAATTCGAACGATGTCGGAAAATTTGCGTCAATGAATCAACCTAAGAaagtatcgatattttaa
- the LOC411330 gene encoding uncharacterized protein LOC411330 → MAHWITLVLLVVATTILATESRVIPAEPVSVMVDPYGNPIVFLREKRTAVHPYPQRAMMFTGYYRPVRRSNHGGQATGVFAQGNAVSGEAFFGGMQPPHLNNGPEPIEESEVSSAEAQAAPEVDEAYNEDEQHQVQQEDDYQRNEHPQQDEHRPHDEANRPQADDQHREEDEQHQHKQQSVPQEQPEPEPAPVTEAAAVTPAAEPVITNTEVSQPSRPKAQHGKKTKKTPVVVVEDDEEDDEDEDDDDEPSVPFIPFKGSRRRQNYPNLNNFFPMVFSFPGGSSRSGSNGGSPPGAVTAIANSYSTGKGGVASSVATAYGGSPNGPRGGTFEYIETGLNRCEETFFVMTEGPVSRPIREANPDPHHRHFGGFGGFGGYGGYGGYGGYGGYGGYGGLPIGGFGSSHSSAGAISSPFGSAAFVHYGSFAKLESKGKRGLTYYKENRTEVDQQRSARVHRVSDREFTGNEDSQLKNAIKDIVIKQAVLLGSEEIEKFLTDFPNLSNLVQHETQLFKELNMILMELVRDGTVTLKNIDHTINEMMGMSVSQTSVKPVTKNDNLGNLSNSLEQLGSQENESRENSRLPVSRIESMNEQELRKVKNVAQTLDNVMMEIQKHVTFVRSVFDRLCRADLSASSKTDSDLENFRRMSGERSFSPSAKPRMERGSGVSVDVGVGADRQGAVNVRGGATFMKSVSIFLMSGRKASVNSNRQTSSSASPKHEPRRRHRGRRMPVPAAARTSVYTVKLIESLKRKTRFSWSELDNLCKLYKKLINPGQQQVGQSVIIGRRSQPNQITEGIDRTIFRELLHNTFKVITEDTLVERIFCCWDRENEGIIRLEPWIMGLDLYLRGSLREKIEFCFKVYDLNNDGFITKDEIFQLFKNCLIKQPGEEDPDEAVKDLSELALKKLDVDRDGKISFQDYKLGVTEEPLLLEAFGQCLPTEENCASILAMLKS, encoded by the exons ATGGCGCATTGGATCACACTCGTCCTCCTCGTCGTGGCGACGACCATCCTGGCCACGGAGTCCAGAGTCATTCCAGCTGAACCTg TTTCAGTGATGGTGGATCCTTACGGAAATCCTATAGTGTTCCTCCGGGAAAAGAGGACGGCCGTGCACCCGTATCCTCAGAGAGCGATGATGTTCACCGGATACTACAGACCCGTTCGTCGTTCGAATCACGGTGGCCAGGCGACCGGTGTTTTCGCGCAAGGGAACGCGGTGAGCGGTGAGGCATTCTTCGGCGGCATGCAGCCACCACATTTGAACAACGGGCCGGAACCGATCGAGGAATCGGAAGTGTCAAGCGCGGAGGCGCAAGCCGCTCCAGAGGTGGACGAGGCTTACAACGAGGACGAGCAACACCAGGTGCAACAGGAGGATGATTATCAGCGCAACGAGCATCCTCAACAGGACGAGCATCGTCCACACGATGAAGCGAATCGTCCTCAAGCTGATGACCAACATCGAGAGGAAGACGAGCAGCATCAACATAAGCAACAAAGTGTTCCTCAG gaGCAACCGGAACCGGAACCTGCTCCCGTGACGGAGGCAGCCGCGGTGACCCCTGCCGCGGAGCCAGTCATCACGAACACAGAAGTGTCCCAACCGAGTCGTCCCAAGGCGCAGCATGGGAAAAAGACGAAGAAGACACCGGTGGTCGTGGTGGAGGACGACGAAgaggacgacgaggacgaggacgacgacgacgagccATCCGTTCCCTTCATCCCTTTCAAAGGGAGTCGCCGTCGGCAAAACTACCCGAACCTGAACAACTTCTTCCCCATGGTGTTCAGCTTCCCCGGCGGGTCCAGCCGATCTGGATCCAACGGAGGATCCCCTCCCGGAGCCGTAACAGCGATCGCCAACAGTTACTCCACCGGGAAGGGCGGCGTTGCGAGCTCGGTCGCGACTGCTTACGGTGGATCCCCTAACGGG cCTCGGGGGGGGACTTTCGAATATATTGAGACGGGTTTAAACAGATgtgaagaaacattttttgtgATGACAGAGGGTCCAGTGTCGAGGCCGATCAGAGAGGCAAATCCAGATCCTCACCACCGTCATTTCGGTGGATTCGGTGGATTCGGTGGATACGGTGGATACGGTGGATACGGTGGATATGGCGGATACGGTGGATACGGTGGTCTTCCCATAGGCGGCTTCGGGAGTTCTCACAGCTCCGCTGGTGCTATTAGCTCTCCCTTCGGAAGCGCTGCTTTT GTACATTATGGTTCCTTTGCCAAATTAGAATCTAAAGGTAAGAGGGGATTAACGTATTATAAAG AAAATCGAACGGAGGTCGATCAACAGAGGAGCGCTAGGGTTCATCGGGTGTCCGACCGCGAGTTCACCGGAAATGAAGATTCTCAGTTGAAGAACGCCATTAAGGATATCGTGATCAAGCAGGCCGTTCTATTGGGAAGCGAGGAGATCGAGAAATTTCTCACGGATTTTCCTAATTTGAGCAATCTCGTGCAACACGAG ACCCAATTGTTCAAGGAATTGAACATGATCCTGATGGAGCTGGTTCGAGACGGAACCGTCACATTGAAGAACATCGACCACACGATCAACGAGATGATGGGGATGAGCGTGTCACAGACTTCCGTCAAACCTGTAACAAAGAACGACAATCTGggaaatctttcaaattcgTTAGAACAATTGGGTAGCCAAGAGAACGAGAGTCGGGAGAATTCGA GACTTCCGGTCTCACGGATCGAATCGATGAACGAACAGGAGCTGAGGAAGGTGAAGAACGTGGCCCAGACTCTGGACAACGTGATGATGGAGATCCAGAAACACGTGACTTTCGTTCGAAGCGTTTTTGACAGGCTTTGCAG AGCCGATCTTTCCGCTTCTTCGAAAACCGACTCCGACTTGGAGAATTTCAGACGGATGTCCGGGGAACGCAGCTTCTCGCCGAGCGCGAAACCTCGAATGGAACGCGGGAGCGGCGTGAGCGTCGACGTCGGCGTCGGCGCCGACAGACAAGGCGCCGTCAACGTTCGTGGCGGCGCGACGTTCATGAAAAGTGTCTCGATCTTCTTGATGAGCGGTCGTAAAGCATCGGTGAACAGCAACAGGCAGACGAGCAGCTCAGCCAGCCCAAAGCACGAGCCCCGAAGGAGGCATCGTGGTAGGAGAATGCCGGTGCCCGCCGCGGCCAGAACCTCCGTGTACACGGTCAAGCTGATCGAGTCGTTGAAGAGGAAAACTAGATTCTCATG GTCGGAATTGGATAATCTGTGCAAACTGTACAAGAAGCTAATCAATCCGGGGCAGCAACAAGTAGGGCAATCGGTTATTATCGGGAGGAGATCTCAACCGAATCAAATTACAGAG GGTATCGACAGAACCATCTTCCGCGAGTTATTGCACAACACGTTTAAAGTGATCACGGAGGACACGTTGGTGGAGCGTATATTTTGTTGCTGGGATCGTGAGAACGAGGGAATAATTAGATTGGAACCATGGATCATGGGTCTGGATCTGTACCTTCGAGGCAGCCTGCgggagaaaattgaattttgtttcaaaGTGTACGACTTGAACAACGATGGATTCATTACGAaggatgaaatatttcaattgttcaA AAATTGTTTGATAAAGCAACCGGGAGAAGAGGATCCTGATGAGGCGGTGAAAGATTTGTCCGAACTGGCGTTGAAGAAACTCGACGTGGATCGGGatggaaaaatatcatttcaggATTACAAATTGGGTGTAACGGAGGAGCCATTGCTGTTGGAAGCTTTTGGCCAGTGTCTACCCACCGAGGAGAATTGTGCTTCTATTTTGGCCATGTTAAAATCGTAA